The following proteins are encoded in a genomic region of Oncorhynchus keta strain PuntledgeMale-10-30-2019 chromosome 35, Oket_V2, whole genome shotgun sequence:
- the LOC118368084 gene encoding homeobox protein goosecoid-like, with product MPAGMFSIDSILAGRPTCKDSVLLHRNAPVVFSNLTDSIYTAADYNGLYSHTTGSSPSAIEAVNGTRIGYNNYYYGQMHVQGPSGPACCSAIPALGSQQCPCIPTGYDRTGSVLISPIPHQMMSYMNVGTLSRTELQLLNQLHCRRKRRHRTIFTDEQLEALENLFQETKYPDVGTREQLARRVHLREEKVEVWFKNRRAKWRRQKRSSSEESENSQKWNKSMKTPTEKTEENKSDVDSDS from the exons ATGCCCGCTGGTATGTTTAGCATCGACAGTATCCTTGCCGGGAGACCCACTTGCAAGGACTCAGTGCTCCTCCATCGGAATGCCCCGGTGGTGTTCTCGAACCTCACTGATTCCATCTACACCGCTGCCGATTATAATGGACTCTACTCGCACACTACTGGATCTTCTCCCTCGGCCATCGAGGCGGTGAACGGGACTAGAATAGGATATAATAACTATTATTATGGACAAATGCATGTGCAGGGCCCCAGTGGCCCTGCTTGCTGCAGCGCTATCCCAGCCCTCGGCTCGCAACAGTGCCCGTGTATTCCAACCG GTTATGACCGCACGGGCTCCGTGCTCATCTCTCCCATCCCGCACCAGATGATGTCCTATATGAACGTGGGCACCTTGTCTCGGACGGAGCTCCAGCTCCTGAACCAGCTCCACTGCCGACGCAAGAGGAGGCACCGGACTATCTTCACCGACGAGCAGCTCGAGGCCCTGGAAAATCTCTTTCAGGAGACCAAGTACCCAGACGTCGGCACACGGGAACAGCTCGCGCGAAGAGTGCACCTACGGGAAGAGAAGGTCGAG GTGTGGTTCAAAAACAGACGAGCGAAATGGAGAAGACAGAAAAGGTCGTCCTCGGAAGAGTCTGAAAACTCGCAGAAATGGAACAAATCGATGAAAACACCCACAGAGAAAACCGAGGAAAACAAAAGTGACGTGGATTCGGACAGCTGA